A part of Longimicrobium sp. genomic DNA contains:
- a CDS encoding metallophosphoesterase → MKRTRLLSLLLLPLTACGGDRGAGPRTSVVAAGDIASCWWRADEATARLLDRIDGVVLAVGDLAYQNGTPQQFARCYGPTWGRHRDRTRPVPGNHEYRTDGEGYWTYFGDRAGQRGKGWYSFEVDGWHVVALNSEEPMEEGSEQLEWLRRDLRAHPTRCALAYMHHPAFSSGKHGAARRVQEVFRVLYDGGVDVLLSGHEHSYERFAPQAPGGRLDRRRGVRQFVVGTGGAPTYPFRELAPNSEAANYRTHGVLRLVFHGDGYEWEFVPVRGHSFTDRGRGTCSPPVKP, encoded by the coding sequence GTGAAGCGTACCCGTCTCCTCTCGCTCCTCCTGCTCCCGCTCACCGCGTGCGGCGGCGACCGCGGCGCCGGCCCGCGCACCTCGGTGGTGGCCGCGGGCGACATCGCCTCGTGCTGGTGGCGCGCCGACGAGGCCACGGCGCGGCTGCTGGACCGCATCGACGGCGTGGTGCTGGCCGTGGGCGACCTGGCGTACCAGAACGGCACCCCGCAGCAGTTCGCGCGCTGCTACGGGCCCACCTGGGGGCGCCACCGCGACCGCACCCGCCCCGTCCCGGGGAACCACGAGTACCGCACCGACGGCGAGGGGTACTGGACCTACTTCGGCGACCGGGCCGGCCAGCGCGGCAAGGGGTGGTACAGCTTCGAGGTCGACGGCTGGCACGTGGTGGCCCTGAACAGCGAGGAGCCGATGGAAGAGGGCTCCGAGCAGCTGGAGTGGCTGCGCCGCGACCTGCGCGCGCACCCCACGCGCTGCGCGCTGGCCTACATGCACCACCCCGCGTTCAGCTCGGGGAAGCACGGGGCGGCGCGCCGGGTGCAGGAGGTGTTCCGGGTGCTGTACGACGGCGGGGTGGACGTGCTGCTCTCCGGCCACGAGCACAGCTACGAGCGCTTCGCCCCGCAGGCCCCCGGCGGTCGGCTGGACCGCCGCCGCGGCGTGCGCCAGTTCGTGGTGGGCACCGGCGGCGCGCCCACCTACCCCTTCCGCGAGCTCGCCCCGAACAGCGAGGCGGCCAACTACCGCACCCACGGCGTGCTGCGCCTGGTGTTCCACGGCGACGGCTACGAGTGGGAGTTCGTCCCCGTGCGCGGCCACAGCTTCACCGACCGCGGCCGCGGCACCTGCAGCCCGCCCGTGAAGCCGTGA
- a CDS encoding NRDE family protein — MCLILFAWDAHPRWKLVVGANRDEFFARPTAPAAFWDDAPDVLAGRDLREGGTWLGVTRSGRFAAVTNFREPEKYRVGAPSRGHLVANFLRSRARPTGFAGGLVRVAGDFNGFNLLMADRGQLVWFSNRADDAYELDGGVYGLSNHLLDTPWPKVARGKEDLRRALEGPEEELEGRLFASLALRDPAPDDTLPSTGVGLERERALSASFIVTPEYGTRASTVLLVGRDGEVSFTERTTVPGEDRWTEVRHAFRLDDP, encoded by the coding sequence ATGTGCCTGATCCTGTTCGCCTGGGACGCCCACCCGCGCTGGAAGCTGGTGGTGGGCGCCAACCGCGACGAGTTCTTCGCGCGCCCCACCGCGCCGGCGGCGTTCTGGGACGACGCGCCCGACGTGCTGGCCGGGCGCGACCTGCGCGAGGGCGGCACCTGGCTGGGGGTGACGCGCTCGGGCCGCTTCGCCGCGGTGACCAACTTCCGCGAGCCGGAGAAGTACCGGGTGGGCGCCCCGTCGCGGGGGCACCTGGTCGCCAACTTCCTGCGGAGCCGGGCGCGGCCGACGGGGTTCGCGGGCGGGCTGGTGCGCGTGGCGGGCGACTTCAACGGCTTCAACCTGCTGATGGCCGACCGCGGGCAGCTGGTGTGGTTCTCCAACCGCGCCGACGACGCGTACGAGCTGGACGGCGGCGTCTACGGGCTCAGCAACCACCTGCTGGACACGCCGTGGCCCAAGGTGGCGCGCGGAAAGGAGGACCTGCGGCGGGCGCTGGAGGGGCCCGAGGAGGAGCTGGAGGGGCGCCTGTTCGCCTCGCTCGCCCTGCGCGACCCAGCGCCCGACGACACGCTGCCCAGCACGGGCGTGGGGCTGGAGCGCGAGCGGGCGCTCTCGGCGTCGTTCATCGTCACCCCCGAGTACGGCACCCGCGCCTCCACGGTGCTGCTCGTGGGCCGCGACGGCGAGGTCTCCTTCACCGAGCGTACGACGGTGCCGGGGGAGGACCGCTGGACGGAGGTGCGGCACGCGTTCCGGCTGGACGACCCGTAG